In Rosa chinensis cultivar Old Blush chromosome 1, RchiOBHm-V2, whole genome shotgun sequence, a genomic segment contains:
- the LOC112190022 gene encoding GTP-binding protein At3g49725, chloroplastic, giving the protein MLRTISISRTPLRSLFQNRAHHCSIPNQTALPPSASSSLISYSLYSTSAKQEKEDRNEVVSLFNRDPAAPPRLFVVQPRLRPDSILHAKLNEALSLANSLEEQRNGCFENNLCDKETPPHVVVQNPIVRHQTRADTYFGKGTLEAVKCYLNAAEEKDQVDAVFVNTTLSGIQQRNLERVLGKPVLDRVGLIIEIFNAHACTKEGKLQAELAALMYKKTRLIRTRGPSGRLGFGMGGEAEVVSARGRGNAGPGFISGAGETELQLQRRRILERRSSLLQQIKDVRRTRAVQRASRKRHGSSGQGLATVAVVGYTNAGKSTLVSALSHSDLYSDSRLFATVDPRLRSVLLPSGRKVLVSDTVGFISDLPVQLVEAFHATLEEVVEADLLVHVLDCTAPNLEEHRSTVLHVLEQIGVSKEKLENMIEVWNKIDSEGEDMGMDVNESLDDGEDGEVSSLSGEDDDVESELSTGAANCRADDPLSELSAENPEAMDDQELDSEDNQDHWGEEGGFSMGPKTLNDRQSEYPKDWAVEKQLQSRAPSGPHVRTSAITGVGLQELLELIDEKLKVPNVLEKGVFDRKWRPSRTEEAGLAVEQ; this is encoded by the exons ATGCTGCGAACCATCTCTATCTCCCGGACTCCTCTGAGGTCCCTCTTCCAAAACCGAGCTCATCATTGTTCAATCCCAAACCAAACCGCATTACCACCGTCCGCCTCTTCCAGTTTGATCTCCTATTCTCTTTACTCGACGTCAGCAAAGCAAGAGAAGGAGGACAGAAATGAGGTTGTTTCGCTTTTCAACAGAGATCCAGCTGCCCCTCCGAGGCTCTTTGTGGTCCAGCCCCGGCTTCGTCCCGATTCTATCTTGCACGCTAAGCTCAACGAAGCTCTCAGCCTCGCCAACTCTCTTGAAGAACAGCGAAATGGTTGCTTCGAAAACAATTTGTGCGATAAGGAAACACCACCGCACGTTGTTGTTCAAAACCCAATAGTGAGGCACCAAACTCGTGCAG ATACATATTTTGGAAAAGGAACTTTGGAAGCTGTTAAGTGTTATCTGAATGCTgcagaagaaaag GATCAAGTGGATGCTGTTTTTGTGAATACAACTTTGTCTGGAATTCAGCAGAGGAACTTGGAG AGAGTGTTGGGCAAACCAGTCTTGGACCGTGTGGGTCTTATAATAGAGATTTTCAATGCTCATGCTTGCACAAAGGAGGGAAAGCTTCAG GCCGAGTTAGCAGCACTAATGTATAAGAAAACAAGACTTATACGAACGCGTGGTCCAAGTGGACGCTTAGGTTTTGGAATGGGTGGAGAAGCCGAAGTTGTTAGCGCCCGAGG GAGAGGAAATGCTGGACCTGGATTCATTAGTGGGGCAGGAGAAACTGAACTTCAACTTCAACGACGAAG AATTTTAGAAAGGAGGAGTAGTCTGCTACAACAAATTAAGGATGTTCGTCGTACTCGAGCTGTGCAACGTGCTTCTCGCAAGAGGCATGGAAGCTCTGGTCAAGGCTTAGCTACTGTTGCTGTTGTGGGGTATACAAATGCT GGGAAATCTACATTGGTGAGTGCCCTCTCACATAGTGATCTCTACAGTGATTCTCG ATTGTTTGCAACAGTTGACCCTAGATTGAGAAGTGTACTTCTTCCTTCAGG GAGGAAAGTGCTTGTTAGCGATACGGTAGGATTTATTTCAGATTTGCCAGTGCAG TTAGTGGAAGCTTTTCATGCGACTTTAGAAGAAGTTGTGGAGGCTGATCTGCTTGTG CATGTGTTGGATTGCACTGCTCCTAATCTTGAGGAGCACCGATCAACGGTGTTACATGTTCTTGAGCAAATCGGCGTATCCAAGGAGAAGCTTGAGAATATGATTGAAGTTTGGAATAAG ATTGACAGTGAGGGAGAGGATATGGGAATGGATGTTAATGAATCTCTTGATGATGGTGAAGATGGTGAGGTGAGCAGCCTCTCAGGAGAAGATGATGATGTGGAGTCTGAGCTGTCAACAGGAGCAGCAAACTGTAGGGCTGATGATCCTTTGTCTGAGCTGTCAGCAGAGAATCCCGAAGCCATGGATGACCAAGAACTCGATTCAGAAGATAACCAAGATCATTGGGGTGAAGAAGGTGGTTTCAGCATGGGCCCTAAGACTCTGAATGACCGACAAAGTGAGTACCCTAAGGACTGGGCAGTGGAAAAGCAATTGCAATCACGAGCTCCATCTGGTCCACATGTTAGAACTTCTGCCATAACAGGAGTCGGCTTGCAAGAGTTGTTAGAGCTCATTGATGAGAAACTGAAAGTCCCAAATGTTCTGGAAAAGGGTGTATTTGATCGAAAATGGAGGCCCTCTCGTACAGAGGAGGCGGGTCTAGCAGTTGAACAATGA